A single window of Nicotiana sylvestris chromosome 3, ASM39365v2, whole genome shotgun sequence DNA harbors:
- the LOC104221986 gene encoding transcription factor UNE10-like isoform X1 yields MSHCTVPTWNPRHQRQEQAVEAEEPNKYPHVHNQQNQINHFMPMSKCEKVAELTWENRHGVGGILSMSQTKPTLGRAGDTLESIVHQATYHGQINQTSIQNYDQNQNLKIGMCVGKWGESSQHQMAAPPGGATVLAKKRMRSESDPKYGGKLVGEDEYAELSACASASATFCRENDTTMVTWPSFDESSRSIKSKTSCDEDSACHDGGSENKEEEHETKRSNSSRRSRAAVVHNQSERRRRDRINQKMKALQRLVPNASKTDKASMLDEVINYLKQLQAQVQLMNSVRNMAPQMMMPLGMHQHIQMSLLARMGMGVGLGMGMGMFDMTALARAAAAAAHQSLTTHPLIHTNPIANPTNPFIPPAFAMPAAPAIPSAAQANTVGRATTAVTPPPYSAFPTQPMDMEYFNNMAALYRQQANNHSTQTTGYKLNQGNLNIQGQRE; encoded by the exons ATGAGTCATTGTACGGTACCAACTTGGAATCCAAGGCACCAAAGACAAGAACAAGCAGTAGAAGCAGAAGAGCCTAACAAATACCCTCACGTGCATAATCAGCAGAATCAGATTAATCATTTTATGCCCAT GTCCAAGTGTGAAAAAGTTGCAGAGCTGACATGGGAAAACCGGCATGGAGTTGGTGGTATCCTCTCCATGTCCCAAACAAAACCAACATTGGGAAGAGCCGGCGATACATTAGAATCTATCGTGCATCAAGCAACATACCACGGGCAAATTAATCAGACTTCAATTCAAAATTATGACCAGAATCAGAATCTGAAAATCGGGATGTGTGTAGGAAAATGGGGCGAGAGTTCCCAACATCAAATGGCGGCTCCTCCTGGAGGAGCAACAGTGTTGGCTAAAAAGAGGATGAGATCAGAATCTGACCCTAAATATGGTGGAAAATTAGTAGGAGAAGATGAATATGCAGAACTTAGCGCATGTGCAAGTGCCAGCGCAACGTTCTGTAGGGAGAATGACACCACTATGGTGACATGGCCTTCATTTGATGAATCTTCTCGTAGTATTAAATCCAAAACCAGTTGTGACGAGGATTCTGCTTGTCATGATGGTGGCTCG GAAAACAAGGAGGAAGAACATGAAACAAAAAGATCCAACTCATCAAGACGCAGCCGAGCAGCAGTTGTTCATAATCAGTCAGAGCGG AGACGTCGAGATAGAATTAACCAAAAGATGAAAGCTCTGCAGCGGTTGGTACCAAATGCAAGTAAG ACAGATAAAGCATCAATGCTTGATGAGGTAATAAACTACTTAAAGCAGCTACAAGCACAAGTTCAGTTGATGAACAGTGTAAGAAACATGGCGCCACAAATGATGATGCCGCTCGGAATGCATCAACATATTCAGATGTCATTACTAGCAAGAATGGGCATGGGCGTTGGTCTTGGCATGGGCATGGGAATGTTTGACATGACTGCTTTAGCTcgcgctgctgctgctgctgctcatcAGTCTCTTACAACGCATCCCCTCATTCATACAAATCCGATCGCCAATCCCACTAATCCATTCATCCCACCAGCCTTTGCCATGCCTGCAGCACCAGCTATTCCTTCCGCTGCACAAGCTAATACTGTCGGCAGGGCGACAACTGCTGTTACACCGCCCCCCTATAGCGCTTTTCCAACGCAA CCAATGGACATGGAGTACTTCAACAACATGGCAGCTTTGTATCGACAGCAAGCTAATAATCACTCTACGCAGACAACAGGCTACAAACTCAACCAGGGAAATCTCAATATCCAAGGTCAAAGGGAATAG
- the LOC104221986 gene encoding transcription factor UNE10-like isoform X3, whose protein sequence is MRDTLYTGSKCEKVAELTWENRHGVGGILSMSQTKPTLGRAGDTLESIVHQATYHGQINQTSIQNYDQNQNLKIGMCVGKWGESSQHQMAAPPGGATVLAKKRMRSESDPKYGGKLVGEDEYAELSACASASATFCRENDTTMVTWPSFDESSRSIKSKTSCDEDSACHDGGSENKEEEHETKRSNSSRRSRAAVVHNQSERRRRDRINQKMKALQRLVPNASKTDKASMLDEVINYLKQLQAQVQLMNSVRNMAPQMMMPLGMHQHIQMSLLARMGMGVGLGMGMGMFDMTALARAAAAAAHQSLTTHPLIHTNPIANPTNPFIPPAFAMPAAPAIPSAAQANTVGRATTAVTPPPYSAFPTQPMDMEYFNNMAALYRQQANNHSTQTTGYKLNQGNLNIQGQRE, encoded by the exons ATGCGGGATACTTTATACACCGG GTCCAAGTGTGAAAAAGTTGCAGAGCTGACATGGGAAAACCGGCATGGAGTTGGTGGTATCCTCTCCATGTCCCAAACAAAACCAACATTGGGAAGAGCCGGCGATACATTAGAATCTATCGTGCATCAAGCAACATACCACGGGCAAATTAATCAGACTTCAATTCAAAATTATGACCAGAATCAGAATCTGAAAATCGGGATGTGTGTAGGAAAATGGGGCGAGAGTTCCCAACATCAAATGGCGGCTCCTCCTGGAGGAGCAACAGTGTTGGCTAAAAAGAGGATGAGATCAGAATCTGACCCTAAATATGGTGGAAAATTAGTAGGAGAAGATGAATATGCAGAACTTAGCGCATGTGCAAGTGCCAGCGCAACGTTCTGTAGGGAGAATGACACCACTATGGTGACATGGCCTTCATTTGATGAATCTTCTCGTAGTATTAAATCCAAAACCAGTTGTGACGAGGATTCTGCTTGTCATGATGGTGGCTCG GAAAACAAGGAGGAAGAACATGAAACAAAAAGATCCAACTCATCAAGACGCAGCCGAGCAGCAGTTGTTCATAATCAGTCAGAGCGG AGACGTCGAGATAGAATTAACCAAAAGATGAAAGCTCTGCAGCGGTTGGTACCAAATGCAAGTAAG ACAGATAAAGCATCAATGCTTGATGAGGTAATAAACTACTTAAAGCAGCTACAAGCACAAGTTCAGTTGATGAACAGTGTAAGAAACATGGCGCCACAAATGATGATGCCGCTCGGAATGCATCAACATATTCAGATGTCATTACTAGCAAGAATGGGCATGGGCGTTGGTCTTGGCATGGGCATGGGAATGTTTGACATGACTGCTTTAGCTcgcgctgctgctgctgctgctcatcAGTCTCTTACAACGCATCCCCTCATTCATACAAATCCGATCGCCAATCCCACTAATCCATTCATCCCACCAGCCTTTGCCATGCCTGCAGCACCAGCTATTCCTTCCGCTGCACAAGCTAATACTGTCGGCAGGGCGACAACTGCTGTTACACCGCCCCCCTATAGCGCTTTTCCAACGCAA CCAATGGACATGGAGTACTTCAACAACATGGCAGCTTTGTATCGACAGCAAGCTAATAATCACTCTACGCAGACAACAGGCTACAAACTCAACCAGGGAAATCTCAATATCCAAGGTCAAAGGGAATAG
- the LOC104221986 gene encoding transcription factor UNE10-like isoform X2, whose amino-acid sequence MSHCTVPTWNPRHQRQEQAVEAEEPNKYPHVHNQQNQINHFMPMSKCEKVAELTWENRHGVGGILSMSQTKPTLGRAGDTLESIVHQATYHGQINQTSIQNYDQNQNLKIGMCVGKWGESSQHQMAAPPGGATVLAKKRMRSESDPKYGGKLVGEDEYAELSACASASATFCRENDTTMVTWPSFDESSRSIKSKTSCDEDSACHDGGSENKEEEHETKRSNSSRRSRAAVVHNQSERRRRDRINQKMKALQRLVPNAMQTDKASMLDEVINYLKQLQAQVQLMNSVRNMAPQMMMPLGMHQHIQMSLLARMGMGVGLGMGMGMFDMTALARAAAAAAHQSLTTHPLIHTNPIANPTNPFIPPAFAMPAAPAIPSAAQANTVGRATTAVTPPPYSAFPTQPMDMEYFNNMAALYRQQANNHSTQTTGYKLNQGNLNIQGQRE is encoded by the exons ATGAGTCATTGTACGGTACCAACTTGGAATCCAAGGCACCAAAGACAAGAACAAGCAGTAGAAGCAGAAGAGCCTAACAAATACCCTCACGTGCATAATCAGCAGAATCAGATTAATCATTTTATGCCCAT GTCCAAGTGTGAAAAAGTTGCAGAGCTGACATGGGAAAACCGGCATGGAGTTGGTGGTATCCTCTCCATGTCCCAAACAAAACCAACATTGGGAAGAGCCGGCGATACATTAGAATCTATCGTGCATCAAGCAACATACCACGGGCAAATTAATCAGACTTCAATTCAAAATTATGACCAGAATCAGAATCTGAAAATCGGGATGTGTGTAGGAAAATGGGGCGAGAGTTCCCAACATCAAATGGCGGCTCCTCCTGGAGGAGCAACAGTGTTGGCTAAAAAGAGGATGAGATCAGAATCTGACCCTAAATATGGTGGAAAATTAGTAGGAGAAGATGAATATGCAGAACTTAGCGCATGTGCAAGTGCCAGCGCAACGTTCTGTAGGGAGAATGACACCACTATGGTGACATGGCCTTCATTTGATGAATCTTCTCGTAGTATTAAATCCAAAACCAGTTGTGACGAGGATTCTGCTTGTCATGATGGTGGCTCG GAAAACAAGGAGGAAGAACATGAAACAAAAAGATCCAACTCATCAAGACGCAGCCGAGCAGCAGTTGTTCATAATCAGTCAGAGCGG AGACGTCGAGATAGAATTAACCAAAAGATGAAAGCTCTGCAGCGGTTGGTACCAAATGCAA TGCAGACAGATAAAGCATCAATGCTTGATGAGGTAATAAACTACTTAAAGCAGCTACAAGCACAAGTTCAGTTGATGAACAGTGTAAGAAACATGGCGCCACAAATGATGATGCCGCTCGGAATGCATCAACATATTCAGATGTCATTACTAGCAAGAATGGGCATGGGCGTTGGTCTTGGCATGGGCATGGGAATGTTTGACATGACTGCTTTAGCTcgcgctgctgctgctgctgctcatcAGTCTCTTACAACGCATCCCCTCATTCATACAAATCCGATCGCCAATCCCACTAATCCATTCATCCCACCAGCCTTTGCCATGCCTGCAGCACCAGCTATTCCTTCCGCTGCACAAGCTAATACTGTCGGCAGGGCGACAACTGCTGTTACACCGCCCCCCTATAGCGCTTTTCCAACGCAA CCAATGGACATGGAGTACTTCAACAACATGGCAGCTTTGTATCGACAGCAAGCTAATAATCACTCTACGCAGACAACAGGCTACAAACTCAACCAGGGAAATCTCAATATCCAAGGTCAAAGGGAATAG